GCGGTACGCGAGTTGGAAGCCGGGGTCGACGTTATCATCGCCCAGGGCTACGACGCGGCCGGCCACACCGGGCCCATAGGCACCTTCTCGGTTGTTCCCGAGGTTGTGTCGGTGGCAGGCGACACGCCGGTGGTCGCTGCCGGCGGCATCTCGACGGGCCAGCACCTGGCCGCGGCACTTTGCCTGGGCGCTGCCGGTGTGTGGACAGGGTCAATGTGGTTGTGCTCGCGCGAGTCGGACACCGACATGGTAATGAAAGAAAAACTCCTGGCCGCCGACGCCGACAGTACGGTTTACTCCAGCAGCATTTCGGGATTCTCGATGCGCGTGACGCGTTGCCCCTGGACCGACGAGTGGGCCAAGGCCGACGCGCCCAGGCCGCTGCACTCTCCCTACCAGATGCTGCTCAGCTCGGAGTACATACAGGGTGCCAACGACCACCGCCGCGGCGATCTCATGACCGAGGCAGCCGGCCAGGGCATAGGCTTCGTGACCGAGATGAAACCGGCGCGGCAGATGATGTTCGACATGGTCGAAGAGGCGCTCGAAACCTTTGAGAACCTCACAGGCGTAATGCCCGGGTAAGCGTGGCCGATCCAAGCAACG
The genomic region above belongs to Candidatus Binatota bacterium and contains:
- a CDS encoding nitronate monooxygenase, which gives rise to MSKNPLHTKLCDMLEIEFPVMAFTHCKDVVVAVVNAGGFACLGEAMHPPDRISQDINWIRERVGGKPFGVDLVLPSSAPPAGTVDKLQEGIPDDYWAYARTILDKYDVPPPKAEQDLHTWGGLNQEIAREQMDVVLEEKAPVFCSGLGSPHFMVEAAHERGMKVMGLVGKKRQAVRELEAGVDVIIAQGYDAAGHTGPIGTFSVVPEVVSVAGDTPVVAAGGISTGQHLAAALCLGAAGVWTGSMWLCSRESDTDMVMKEKLLAADADSTVYSSSISGFSMRVTRCPWTDEWAKADAPRPLHSPYQMLLSSEYIQGANDHRRGDLMTEAAGQGIGFVTEMKPARQMMFDMVEEALETFENLTGVMPG